The proteins below come from a single Branchiostoma floridae strain S238N-H82 chromosome 5, Bfl_VNyyK, whole genome shotgun sequence genomic window:
- the LOC118416745 gene encoding uncharacterized protein LOC118416745 translates to MGAGRRHGRLSARAPTECPSRCSCRRSSCRASRLCGRGGQTAAAAGHGDGAGRQAGPPGQGDTAAPRAGPQQHDAPPGKGEQPVEPAGTDGPAREPAGDGKDVTPVRRAPAGPLTAEDARLMAHTNRQLAAEVKALRDELAAVKQRHDQRARQATQTMGELQQELRRTQAELDRYRCRQDSELIRAGLPGRPPAPDGPPSQGRPPAQRRRSPAQDSRVTYLRVPDECFPAPASKKPMSALNIDDVMRTNQRVLDENEVLRDEVQQLRRDNSALLRLVKWLAADNRTCLNHIHTSVTDRRDLTKKLHKEKTETKKLQGMLQQRAHAWVREKQREEGLEEESRWNKISHISVLGARQRANANPEQKFYTRTVPVSSWDDPFSRNDYLGTR, encoded by the exons ATGGGAGCGGGGCGGAGACATGGGCGGCTGAGCGCCCGAGCACCGACCGAGTGCCCCTCGAGGTGCAGCTGCAGAAGATCATCCTGTCGGGCGAGTCGCCTGTGCGGACGGGGCGGGCAGACCGCGGCGGCAGCAGGGCATGGAGACGGGGCAGGGAGGCAGGCGGGTCCCCCCGGGCAGGGGGACACCGCCGCGCCGCGGGCGGGACCGCAGCAGCACGACGCGCCGCCGGGGAAGGGCGAGCAGCCCGTCGAGCCTGCCGGGACGGACGGGCCCGCGCGAGAGCCGGCCGGGGACGGGAAGGACGTCAC ACCAGTCCGGcgggccccggccgggcccctgacGGCGGAAGACGCCCGGCTGATGGCCCACACGAACCGACAGCTTGCTGCGGAGGTGAAGGCTCTGCGGGACGAGCTGGCGGCGGTGAAGCAGAGACACGACCAGCGCGCTAGGCAAG CGACACAGACGATGGGCGAGCTGCAGCAGGAGCTGAGGCGGACCCAGGCCGAGCTCGACAGGTACCGATGCCGGCAGGACTCCGAGCTCATCCGGGCAGGCTTACCGGGCAGGCCGCCCGCCCCGGACGGGCCACCTTCGCAGGGCCGCCCGCCCGCACAGCGGAGGAGGTCCCCGGCGCAGGACAGTCGG GTAACGTACCTGCGGGTTCCTGACGAGTGTTTTCCCGCGCCGGCGTCCAAGAAGCCGATGTCTGCGCtgaacatcgatgacgtcatgaggACGAATCAG CGGGTTCTGGACGAGAACGAAGTTCTGCGGGACGAGGTGCAGCAGCTGCGGCGGGACAACAGCGCCCTCTTGCGGTTGGTCAAGTGGCTGGCGGCCGACAACCGGACATGCCTG AATCACATCCACACCAGCGTGACCGACAGACGGGACCTCACCAAGAAGCTGCACAAGGAGAAAACTGAG ACCAAAAAGCTGCAGGGCATGCTCCAGCAGAGAGCGCATGCGTGGGTGAGAGAGAAGCAGAGAGAAGAAGGACTGGAGGAAGAGAGCAGGTGGAACAAA ATCAGCCATATCTCCGTGCTGGGGGCGCGGCAGCGGGCCAACGCCAACCCCGAGCAGAAATTCTACACCAGGACGGTCCCCGTGTCGTCATGGGACGATCCCTTCTCACGAAACGATTACCTGGGGACGAGATGA